ttccctgtccctgttcctggcagGGGAACACCACAATCACCGAGTGTAAAAACACCTGGCCCGGGCCCTCGGGAGCCAGGGGCGGCCCTGGGGGTGCGCAGATGCCGGGGGGCAAACACCGATGGTTTCCCGGGAAGGATCGCGCCCCTCGGAGCTCCCCCGGTACCTGCATGGAGCGGACGGTGAGCAGCAAGTGCAGCCGGCCCTCTCGCACCGTCAGCGGCAGCAGCACGGCGGCTCTGGGCAGCGGCAAGCGGGAGAACTTGTCCCCGACATCGAACTCCCTCAGGC
This genomic window from Parus major isolate Abel unplaced genomic scaffold, Parus_major1.1 Scaffold1194, whole genome shotgun sequence contains:
- the LOC107199587 gene encoding peroxisomal coenzyme A diphosphatase NUDT7-like; protein product: MEEARRRLREFDVGDKFSRLPLPRAAVLLPLTVREGRLHLLLTVRSMQEQGQGTGSPETRDGKRAFPESPPIVYLDKEIDSAMQL